A stretch of the Ictidomys tridecemlineatus isolate mIctTri1 chromosome 5, mIctTri1.hap1, whole genome shotgun sequence genome encodes the following:
- the Hykk gene encoding hydroxylysine kinase isoform X2: MSSGDDEQSQALAKPTFTEVQASAVVESVFGLKVSKIQPLPSYDDQNFHVHISKIKDTTDGPIEYVLKISNTEASKNPDLIEVQNHIIMFLKAAGFPTASVCRTKGDNTTSLMSIDSGTEIKSYLVRLLTYLPGKPIAKIPVSTQLLYEIGRLAAKLDKALEKFHHPKLSNLHRENFIWNLKNIPLLEKYVDALGQNQNREIVEQVIQLFKKEVMTKLSHFRE, translated from the exons ATGTCAAGTGGAGATGATGAGCAGTCACAGGCTCTTGCCAAACCAACTTTCACTGAGGTACAAGCCTCTGCGGTAGTTGAATCGGTATTTGGGTTAAAAGTTTCTAAGATCCAGCCACTTCCCAGTTATGATGACCAAAACTTTCACGTtcacatttcaaaaattaaagataCTACAGATGGCCCAATTGAATATGTTCTCAAAATAAGCAACACAGAAGCCAGCAAAAATCCAGACCTGATTGAAGTGCAGAATCACATCATCATGTTTCTGAAAGCAGCTGGATTTCCAACGGCCTCCGTGTGTCGCACTAAAGGAGACAACACAACCTCTCTTATGTCTATAG ATAGTGGCACTGAAATCAAAAGCTACTTGGTGAGGCTACTGACTTACCTCCCGGGAAAACCTATTGCTAAGATTCCTGTCAGCACCCAGCTGTTATATGAAATTGGAAGGCTAGCTGCCAAATTGGATAAGGCTCTGGAG AAATTCCATCACCCAAAGTTAAGTAATCTTCATCGGGAGAACTTCATCTGGAACCTGAAAAACATTCCTCTTCTGGAGAAATATGTGGATGCCTTGGGCCAGAATCAAAATCGGGAGATTGTTGAGCAGGTCATTCAGCTGTTCAAGAAAGAAGTAATGACCAAATTAAGTCATTTTCGAGAAT ga